Part of the Aquimarina sp. MAR_2010_214 genome is shown below.
ATATATGCATATATTGGTACTCAGGCAAATAAAATGCCTCAGGCAGTAGATGCAATGATGGATTTAATGACTAACATGCCAGAAGCAGAAGAACAATTTAATGCAGCAAAAGAAGCAACGTTAAAGAAAATTGCTGCTCAGCGTATCACCAAATCTAAAATTTTCTGGACTTATGAAGGGTTAAAGAAAAGAGGAATCGATAATGATAACCGAGAAGAGATGTATAATACCATTAAAGATATGACTCTAGAAGATCTTAAATCTTTCTTTAATGAAAATATAAAAGGAGAAACGTATAACATACTTGTAGTTGGAAATAAAAAAGATGTAAATATGAATGCGTTATCTAAATTAGGTGAAGTTAAGGAAATGGATATTGATTATCTTTTCAATTATGAGAAGAAAAATGAAGATATAAAACTATAAAATCAGATAAACGATTATTAATTTATAAACCCTGTGAGAAATCACAGGGTTTATTGCTGTTGACCTATTTGTAATTCTTATATTTGAATTCACATTGCAAATTATAAATGGTTTAGATACCACAAAAAATAGAAACATAACGAATGAATCTTTTACAAGGTAAAACAGCTATTATCACTGGAGCTACTCGTGGTATTGGCAAAGGAATAGCAGAAATTTTTGCGCAACAAGGGGCTAATATTGCTTTCACTTATAGTTCTTCTGTTGAAGCAGCTAAGACATTAGAAAAAGAATTAAATGGACTAGGAATAAAAGCTAAAGGATATCAGAGTAATGCAGCAAGTTACGATCAAGCTCAGGAATTGACTGCAGATGTCTTAGAAACATTTGGTAGTATTGATATTTTAGTAAATAATGCTGGTATTACCAAGGACAACCTTTTAATGCGTATGAGTGAGGAAGATTTTGATAAAGTTATCGAAGTAAACCTAAAAAGCGTATTTAATATGACTAAAGCTGTTCAAAGAACGATGCTTAAACAACGTAAAGGAAGTATTATAAACATGAGTTCGGTGGTCGGGGTAAAAGGTAATGCAGGTCAGGCTAATTACGCAGCTTCAAAAGCAGGAATTATTGGCTTTTCTAAATCTGTTGCGCTAGAACTTGGATCTAGAAATATTAGAAGTAATGTAGTTGCACCTGGCTTTATTGAAACCGAAATGACAGAAAAGCTGGACGAAAAAGTTGTAGAAGGATGGCGTAATGCAATTCCGCTAAAAAGAGGTGGTAGTCCCGAAGATATTGCAAACACGTGTTTATTTTTGGCAAGTGATTTAAGTACTTATATTACTGGGCAAGTCCTTAATGTAGATGGAGGAATGCTTACCTGATTTTAGAATTGCAATTAGCGATTTAAGAATCTATTTTTTTTGAATATTTTAATACTAAAAGTCGTTAAATTTCAACTTATATAGAAAGAGTTACACTTAACACTCTAAAATAAATTGTAATTCGTAACTCAACCATTGTATATCGTAATTTATAGAATGCAAACACAAACAATTTTATTGATCATAGCCGCTTTTATAACAGCATTAATTGTTGCATTGTTTCAATATTGGTATAAGACAAAAAACAGGAAAAAAAATATCCTGTTTTTTGCTTTTTTACGCTTTCTTAGTGTTTTTGCACTACTATTGTTATTGATCAATCCTAGCTTCAAGCAGAATACCTATTATATAGAAAAACCGGTTTTGGTGGTTGCAGTGGATAATTCTTCTTCAATAAAATATCTTAAAAAAGATCAAGAAATTACTCAGTTTGTAAATCAAATTGATGATGATGAAGATCTAAATGAAAGGTTTGATATTACTTATTATTCATTTTCTGATAAATTACATGATTCTTTACGCTTTTCTTTTGATCAAAAACAGACCAATATATCAAGAGCATTAGAAGAACTTGAACAAATTCATAAAAATACAATTGCTCCTACAATTGTGATCACCGATGGAAATCAAACCTATGGTAAAGATTATCAATTTAGTAGTATAGGTTATAAGCAAGCTGTGTACCCAATTATTTCTGGGGATACAATTAAGGTACTAGACACCAAAATACAACAACTTAATGTTAATCGTTATGCGTATTTAAAAAATAAATTTCCCGTCGAGGTAATTCTTACATATTCGGGTAATGAAGAGATTACAACTACATTTCAGATAAAATCGGGAATTAATACAATCTTTTCTCAACCCGTTTCTTTCTCGGGAACAAATAATTCTACGGTAGTTAATTTTACACTTCCTGCCAATAGAGTGGGGGTAAATCAGTATGTTGCTGTATTGACACCTTTGGATAAAGAAAAAAATACAATAAATAATTCAAAAACTTTTGCAGTAGAGGTAATTGATCAAAAAACTAATGTGTTATTGATAAGTGATATTGTACATCCAGATCTTGGGGCAATAAAGAAAAGTGTCGAAAGTAATGAAAGACGAAGTATTACAATTAGTAAACCAAGTGAGAAGAAGGATTTAAACGATTATCAGTTAGTTATACTATATCAACCCAATACCAGATATAGAGCAGTGTATGAAAAATTAAACACTCTGAAAAAAAATTACTTTACAATTACCGGCCCTAATACAGATTGGGTTTTTCTTAATAGGATTCAAAATAAATATACTCAGGAAATTACACGACAGAATGAATATTATGTTCCTAGGTATAATAACAATTATGGGGCATTTCTTCAAGAAGATATTGGATTTCAAAGTTATCCTCCTTTAATAGGAACTTTTGGTGAAATTAGAATGAATTCTAATCATGACCCATTATTATACAGAACGGTAAGCAATATTGATACCGAAGAAATATTACTTACGACTATAGAACAAGGAGGAGTAAGAGAAGCAGTTTTGTTTGGAGAAGGAATATGGAGATGGAGAGCTCAGAGTTATTTGCATACTCAAAAATTCGAAGATTTCGATGAGTTTTTTGGTAAACTGATACAGTATCTTGCTTCCAATAAAAGAAAGAGTAGGTTAAATACCATTTCAGAATCGTTTTATTATGGTAATGCCAGTGTTATTCTTAAAGCTGAGTATTTTACCAAAAATTATGAATTTGACAGGAGAGGAAATCTAAGAATCTCTATTAAAAATAAGGAAACAGAAGCGACTCAAACTATCCCTATGTTGTTGAAAAATAACTCATATGAGGTAGACTTGAGTAACCTTGAAGCAGGAAATTATGAATATACAGTAACGGTGTTAGGTGAGAATATAGCACGTTCGGGAAGTTTTGCAATTCTTGAATATGATGTAGAACAACAATTTCTTAATGCAGATGTAACAAAACTAACACAAGTAGCTACTAATACTAATGGAAAGTCATATTATTTAAACCAAAAAGATACACTCATAAAAGAACTACTAGAAGATCAAAGATATCAAACGATACAAAAAAACAAGGAAAATGTAGTATCTTTAATTGACTGGAAATATCTTTTGGCAATAGTTATTTTGTTACTTACTATAGAGTGGTTTGCACGAAAATATAACGGACTTATTTAAAATTAAAAATTCAAAATTATTATGGAAAAATTACCAAAAATAGGATTGCCTATTCTGATTTTATTAGTATTAGTAATCGTCTTCATTTCAAAATCAACAGAAACTATTGGTTCTGGAGAGGCTGGTGTATTATATAAAACATTTGGAGGTGGTGTAGTTACAGATTCTCCGCCATTAGGAGAAGGATTTCATTTAGTTGCTCCCTGGAATAAAGTAATCGTTTACGAAGTAAGACAGCAAGAAGTTTTTGAAAAAATG
Proteins encoded:
- the fabG gene encoding 3-oxoacyl-[acyl-carrier-protein] reductase → MNLLQGKTAIITGATRGIGKGIAEIFAQQGANIAFTYSSSVEAAKTLEKELNGLGIKAKGYQSNAASYDQAQELTADVLETFGSIDILVNNAGITKDNLLMRMSEEDFDKVIEVNLKSVFNMTKAVQRTMLKQRKGSIINMSSVVGVKGNAGQANYAASKAGIIGFSKSVALELGSRNIRSNVVAPGFIETEMTEKLDEKVVEGWRNAIPLKRGGSPEDIANTCLFLASDLSTYITGQVLNVDGGMLT